Below is a genomic region from Hevea brasiliensis isolate MT/VB/25A 57/8 chromosome 3, ASM3005281v1, whole genome shotgun sequence.
ctcccctatacctatgacctacccaacctggaaaattgttcaaataacacttctaaactcaactcatatctcatcatcattatatggctcctcctgagccctccaaaccaagcaataatcacaacattagacaactcaattataagacttcaaaactaatatttttcaaaaactatccaaactaactttaaaaattctataaacctgccccgcggttcttgacaatattataaggctattgcaataggaatcgtaattttcttatcatccaagaatattttataaattttattctaacccagtacaaggcaaaaattgagtaatgtagagttcgattTTACCTATACCAAATTTGATAATTGGAAtgcgtccagaacgtctgaaaatgatgggtagcctataatcttgacccagTTCTAAAATGGTTTCAGCAGCTTATTTGCTCGGCCCAAAATTGCAGATTTGGATGACGATCGAATTTCCatgaaatgaaagtacatacgcgaagtccacaataccagagttagaaaaaaaaatattataataataataataataataataataataataataataataattattattattattattattattattattattattattattattattattattattattattattattattattagggatgttacattcttccccccttgtagaaaatttgttctcgaattttacacaaggcagaacaatGACACATAGTTGCATATCAAATTTATGACTACTTGCTGCGCATATCCCGCTTTAACTTccaagtgcattcctccataAATTAACTCTTCCACAGGACTAACCATAGGGATTTACCTTGACCAAagttgtctcatctgatagtctactatggctactagttgctcctcaaagatcaaattctcatttaactccactgtatctggtcgcagcacatgagaaggatcgggaacatactttctaagtatgaaaatgtggaatactaggtggacatgagaaaggtttggtggcaactctaactgataggcaactgctcccactctatccatgatcttaaaaggtcctaTTTAACGGAGTGTCAATTTGcattttctttccaaatctcataaaccttttcataggagaaaccttcaagaatacGGTCACCTattgcaaattttacatctttccgcctTAGATCTGCATGGATGGTAAAAAAATTTTATGTCTATCTGCCTCTGTCATAGTATGCCAGCTACCATCCCCCTTCTGAGTCTAAACCATCACATCTGACTACTCGTTTATCCcacttttttttttgtcatctctagtactcattataactccactactctcgacttgatatctgataactttaatcaactttggcgcgtacctcacttttattatgccctaacgtgtctcttggtgacttcaatcctcattcctttgtttcaataatctctgtttcccaaaaacatgacttatgttccttaccctatagtatcctatgaaatgctttcctgtagcacctatcatatacatctcgttcgaaacctttacttgtcctatgacctcaatggtcaatacctataaatcttctcactcccatgatacgtcaaattttcaatctcttttgtgtcattactaaggtccttagaccagctcttgtccatcttatgtaactagttatgtagagctccatccaagtgtcaagcgtaccctacaccacttatcaatattggaaagtgaactgggtctcttctcttataggacaaatgtatttgtattccctgacaacccagttaatgcaactttatcgtttcccactccttctctagaatggaaatatctagacttcttcctaaaacTTCTTAgtttgtggcctacttctgacacattggcactcagatcgaggctctactactcctttaatctatcatctcataataacttgtttcaaacatctcttagtgtgttcctagaatacatattccttcttatcctcatcattataactagctctactgagctttcttcctgtcctttggatcttattcactttcttttcctatttctgctatcgttgatatcttttcaacatgttgtacttattccttaatcttagtcttatctcacccttacaccttttccttcaaggatgtccatcccatcatcaactttaactctttttttttttagtctcaTCTTGATTACcagttccattacttcgagaattctaactttaTGATTGActtctaccagcacattcttcacgttacgtaacacttgtaattaaccataaaaaattctttttgtatcccctttcccaacttacctatcagaacattatcattctctACCAGCCTtaataggaaattgctcatcctagatggataggagccccataaattataagttccatctgaactaacacgactGTGGGAAATATgggccatgccttaattctgaacaagatacttcacgcaTACATTCTCTTTAACATAATCACTTATACTGCTCATAGCAtttcaaacttcagcctcaacttttcccattagtaacaatttcattcgctgtaactcattagcaaatagcacttcctccagcttatagtttaaaagggttgtaagccctagtaactagctcgatttaactcctgttacctctctgatcattctttcatacttaacattagatacaccattatcgtcatttttgcctcaaaagattggatatATACTAATGcctatcaaattttcaattaattgggtcactttgacatgacctctcttcttaacataatctcTTAGAATTGAAACATGAGCCAAtttgaaaagaaggagaaatATTTTCCTaccatttatggtataccattgtttgataaacaagatttagctcataccccttactctccctttttagtttcattatttctttgtaattattgtgcattattacaagatatcagttgtatctaccatttgttatattgttgtcctgcctgacatatcatcttagaatttactatttcctttttactcttcatttatcttccatacttataattatttgtccaatgctcCTTATACTTAGATATATTCTAGAAAATAAAAGCACTTACagattctttcagatctactccAATCTTACCAACAATCTCTCCTCTAATCTatgtacttctcaatatcttataattacacctatacctGTCTTGTCCTATTCTGACCGTTATTAGTgttctgctacatattatcatactattatttatttatttatttattattactctttttatcttacccaaatctgaactttcactcttccatcctttagctctattttctttttgaacctgattgtcatatcagaaacttatacctttccactatccctaccacatcatctatacctcaatattactcagaattgatcctctaactaccctagctagacttctactagcattcaggctatctctcctactgcatttgaaccgtactccatatatatatatatatatatatatatatatatatatacatattctatgatttatcgatgctaacttttgtcctttttcttttactttatttggagtatactttagtcttaagcattaagaagctaaggatAAACTTAGGGAATAGTAGTCATATTTCTGCtgcgtgatctctattcttatctttttggactacatactaccccctactaccttagggaggggatctatagcaactctaatttttcatatccatttaattagctgaaacttaaaatactaggtatccaaactcgtcattcaatttaaaggcttacatacatcttgatcttacatcttataattcctacatggaacttgtaccctctccagaACACCTAAGCTAATAACTCTCTATCTCATGCTACAATCCCATCTGAGACAATACtctataagtcatcattatcagtaataaccttcgattccttctgaaaagataggactataccctaacttactacaataaaggtactacatttaccaccttgctaaaaccatgtcaaattaataactctcttatcatatcatagctctgtaaatcatcaattcatagtttcgaccttccctaggtagtagggttgtactttacaccttgttGATACACACAagatatactattctcactaagctctaagcaaaacatCTGTCGTACtgtaaaaaccatccaaaattccataccgaagactagatggtctcactctatagatgtcacctttactttgcaactaatccacaacctctggtctgatggcaactcttgatgtaactcgagctcatgctagggtaatcgagttactgactctagttaccacccaactgtgacctttcgatattctagctctagatccctaaccaggaattcccaaatcctctgcagatatagaactctgttctggcataattgtaccaaaacaaaggccatccgcaaacactctcattatggagcaccacggggatgcacgcagctctacacaataatcttatgtcagtactgtaatctgcagcttacagagtagacatcgagaacattgtatagttactacgatacgtcctgacagactaggtctcctaatctcttatctctcttgaatctactattatcataaacttactctgactgagtcatccactgatgactgccagcagtggtatcctcacccttatctagtgcaattatactatcaaaactcacctttatgtactcgtgaacacttagacccatactgatagaaatatagtATTTCTTCGAGAACGTatttccatggcagacctcaacatgtctgctaactttATTTCACACTTTTATGTACTTCACAAAACTAAAGtactaaactgaagcactcttataagGTCCCTTagacaaatcccacatcggcaaagcatggagatggtcttgggttcaaaaagtaatgatatataaaatgggagaactaatcactagagacgctttttggtggaatggcctggagagttgaaagaactccagggttaagcgtgcttgcttgagagaaatcctaggatgggtgacctcctgagaagttctccattccatctatgggacaaaactgtgaggcttatggccaaagcggacaattcctctagtggttagagctcgATCGTtactattggtatcagagccactcacgTGTCCTCTTGGACGATGGTCGGGTAAAccttagcgaggacgctgagtctcgaaaggggagggagaaaggtcccttaggcaaatcccacatcggcaaagcacggagatggtcttgagttcaaaaagtaatgatatataaaatggagaaactaatcactagaggcgccttttggtggaatggcctggagagttggaagaactccatggttaagcgtgctcgcttgagagaaatcctaggatgggtgacctcctaggaagttcttcattccacctatgggacaaaaccgtaaggcttatggccaaagcggacaattgctCTAGTGGTTGAAGCCCGATCGTTACATTAACCGaggaataacgcagaatctagaaacggagaattacagaaaaaagaagaaacagaatcctatactccgcatatgACAGCTCTAGGTGtacactttcccatgaatctaaagcctaagctctgataccacttttttcatgacctaacctatgggccgaaccggcactaggacctaggccagcctaaagcccccgaggcccgtagtaagcctaactattcctcaacccaactttaaggcccatttgggcccaatttcaagaattcaaccggatagagtctgaccataaaatggatcattcaatggagagtttttgactctcccgacctgtaaatacaatatataataaattggggagctcagctcaccctccacataatcaaaatgtcataactcaaataggagctcagctccctcacccAATCCCATcttgcatacagttaataattttacaggtccaacataacttttataatacaggcccaaaataaaaataagtgcttttaacacatgcggagtctaaaatttaactcaattgtacaaaatacattaaatactattaatggacctgcgaagaagaagagcaggttagccacaacaaataatcgtCCTGTATCCTGAAAagatagatgaacaggagtgagcgtttaactcagagagtaaaatatcaattttaatcataatctctataactatctaaagctaatgcaccctgtggagtgaaatgcaacatcgtcataattttcatatcataacagcaaaaaggcaatttggagcactcacacacccaacactgtcaagtaatacatatatgagagctgatcccctatacagccctcttaatccaacctctgccagcgagtatttctcaagccagactttcgcttaataaaccaaatgcggagtcctagcgagtgtctctcaagccgtgtctaccccaaaggaccgggtcccagcgagtgtctctcaagctgtgtctacccgtcctgtccatatccaataccataccacacgcatgccacgcacacacactgctccaaattaccacaaacaacatccatggcacttcaacaattataaatgcaatataaaatgtgcttggtatttaactacatagatacatatttataagtgatgcatgggcatgcttgaacatataataatatcgaaattataattaaaattaatattttactcacaaacttgaaccgagatcactgcggcggctgggcggaggaggaaggctgtcccagctcacctgacaatttcattgcaattatttaatatatttaactcaatataagtttagaaaagaccaaagacaccctaagttgtgctgaaaattcggtagagtctcccctatacctatgacctacccaacctgcaaaattgtttaaataacacttctaaactcaaacCGTATCTCATCATcgttatatggcccctcctgggccctccaaaccaagtaataatcacaacatcagacaactcaattataagacttcaaaactaatattttttaaaaattatccaaactaactttaaaaattctataaatctgccccgcggtccttgacaatattataaggctattgcaataggaatcataattttcttatcatccacgaatattttataaattttattctaacccagtacaaggcaaaaattgagtaatgtagagttcgagtttacctataccAAATCTGAAaactggaacgcgtccagaacgttTGAAAACGgtgggtagcctataatcttgacccggttCTAAAATGGTTCCAGCAGCTTATTTGCTCGGCCCGAAATTGCAGATTCGGATGACGATTGAatttccacgaaatgaaagtatatacgcgaagtccacaataccagggttagaataatatatatatatatatatatatatatatatatatatatatatatatatataattatttgaaaattatggatGTTACAgttaaaattcattaattgatGTGTAATGAATTGACTGAATGTGTGATTGGATCATACACTTGAATAGTATAATATGTACGTATTATATCATTTTTTACTTATATTTGAGTGTTATACATTCaaccaataaaaaaattattaatatgcaTTATACGTTAAACATATTATGATTTTAACTAAAAGTTATTAATAAAAAGTATTGCTCTATAGTTTCCTCGTGAAAAGATCATATGATATTTACAAACATAGTAACAATGGCCCCTGGTATAGGCCGCAGAGATCAATAATTTATTTGCCTAATAGTTAATGATGAGATGGATTTGAAAGATATCCCAGATTCAAGTTTAGAGATTATAAGTATACCGTTTGATTTGGGGTCTTAAAACTTATTTTTGGTTTTTGTGATAGGGCCTCAGAAGATAATTAGTCTAATTGATTAATAGTTGGAATATAcatcttaatatatatatatatatatatagggcctcAGAAGATAATTAGTCTAATTGATTAATAGTTGGAATATAcatcttaatatatatatatatatatatatatatatatatatatatatatatatatatatatatatatatataggccatAGAGAAAGTAGTTGGCCAACATTGTCTTCTGGCAGTGGAATTCAAAGAAAgagttaagaaaaaaaaaaacatagatataagtattttaaaattttttattatcataAACGAAGgaaaagaattttaataattttttggcTAGCCTACAAGGACATTATTGCTATTTCCTTAAAAAGTGTCCTGAATCTGCTAATTAATTAGAACCGGCATGAATGGAGAAGAAAAAGATTCTGATCTATGGTGCTTGTTTTATCTCCCACCGAGTTCTGAAAATGGACTGAGTTGGCCAAGAGAGATATCCAATTCTTTGAAAGATGGAGGCAATGGTGGCCACATAAAAGCAGGCCTTTCATTGGGCACTGGTGGTGCTTCTGCTTCCCCTTTCAGAACCTGCAAAACAATTTTCATCGAGGGCCTCTTGTGTGGGTTTGGGTGGCAACATGCCAATCCCAGAATAAGTACACACTCCATATCTCCTGTTGCAAAGTCTCCTTCCAATCTGGAATCTGCAGCGTCAAGTGTTCTTCCTTCCCTATGGAGGTCCCATACCCAATTCACGATGTTACAGCTATAGTTATCCTGCTGGTTTTGACTACCAGGCTTCCTTCCACAAGCAACTTCCAGGATAAGTATACCAAAGGCATATACATCTGTTTCGATGGTAAATCTTCCGGTGAGAATACTCTCCGGAGCCATATATCCAGGAGTTCCCGAAAGTTCTTTTGTCGAGTGATGAGTTTGATCACTGAGTTTAATGGTACGAGCGAGTCCAAAATCTCCCAGCTTGGCATTGAACTCAGAATCTAACATTATGTTGCTGGATTTGATGTCTCGATGAAGTATAGTTTCCTCGCAGCCATTGTGCAGATAGTCCAAAGCCTGCGCTGCTCCAGTTACTACACTGAGCCTTGTTTCCCAGCTCATAGTAGATTCCTCCATGCTGGACTTTTCATCACAGAAAATGAATTTGTCCAAGCTTCCATTAGGCAAGTACTCGTAGACGAGGAGAAATTGGCGCCTTTCATAGCACCATCCGATTAACTTGACAAGATTTCTTTGATGGAGCTTGCCGATCGTGGTGACTTCTGCTATGAATTCTGTCTTGCCTTGAGTTGATTTCTTGGAAACCTTCTTGACAGCGACCAGCTTGTTTCCCATGACTCCTTTGTAAACAGTTCCAAAGCCGCCTTTCCCAAGCTTGTTCTTGGGGCTGAAGTTGCCAGTTGCTTTCCTAAGT
It encodes:
- the LOC110663845 gene encoding probable L-type lectin-domain containing receptor kinase S.5 → MLLRVAAKFLIAATLLGVGLTRVECLNFNFTEFNDSAGDQLILNDSNSRLFYDAIQVTPDSSGAPEAMIQKSGRTLYEKPFRLWNRKGFNSSFNTTFVLNIKYQTHPGGEGLAFILTGSSNVNINASGQWLGVVEPQKNDSSQAQTVAIEFDTRKSYEEDLDDNHVGLDVNTVYSRVQVPLTNLGVNLSSNSDIRVHVRYDGELKNLTVFLEMADKKIPVFSEISDLPAYLPKKVYVGFSGSTSNYTQLNCVKSWAFNSTDKEDDNPFWIWIVVPVLGVALLVGIAFFVYRKRKIDREKLEDACPSIEEVIKVSSTAPRKFKFEELRKATGNFSPKNKLGKGGFGTVYKGVMGNKLVAVKKVSKKSTQGKTEFIAEVTTIGKLHQRNLVKLIGWCYERRQFLLVYEYLPNGSLDKFIFCDEKSSMEESTMSWETRLSVVTGAAQALDYLHNGCEETILHRDIKSSNIMLDSEFNAKLGDFGLARTIKLSDQTHHSTKELSGTPGYMAPESILTGRFTIETDVYAFGILILEVACGRKPGSQNQQDNYSCNIVNWVWDLHREGRTLDAADSRLEGDFATGDMECVLILGLACCHPNPHKRPSMKIVLQVLKGEAEAPPVPNERPAFMWPPLPPSFKELDISLGQLSPFSELGGR